Proteins encoded together in one Streptomyces sp. NA04227 window:
- a CDS encoding VOC family protein: protein MSETRVHGADAKTAHQDLHSEQGALRGEHPGRSRNPVIKVADLAWLEFEKPDLRRAEVFARDFGFQVAARTESELWLRGTFAGSPCMVIRRGRTSRFIGPAFRAEERPDLDRLARATGSDVRDADVPGGGKAVDLLDPSGFPVRVVHCGEQLPALPEQPPLLLNFGTDHRRTNATQRPPREPSRIQRLGHVVLETRVFGRALDWYLDTLGMIVSDFLFLDGQRDRGPTMAFIRCDLGSVPADHHTLAMHLGPGTGYVHSAYQVTDLDSIAVGGEYLKERGYERSWGVGRHIQGSQLFDYWRDPDRFMLEHFADGDLFSSDVEPGWAPMSTSGLAQWGPPATRDFLGASPSPQRVRDVIQALRGDNEMDPARLLGLLRAAKS from the coding sequence ATGTCTGAAACACGCGTCCACGGGGCCGATGCCAAGACGGCCCACCAGGACCTGCACAGCGAACAGGGAGCCCTGCGGGGCGAGCATCCCGGCCGCTCCCGGAATCCCGTGATCAAGGTCGCGGACCTGGCCTGGCTGGAGTTCGAGAAGCCCGACCTGAGGCGGGCCGAGGTCTTCGCCCGGGACTTCGGCTTCCAGGTCGCCGCGCGCACCGAGAGCGAGCTGTGGCTGCGCGGCACGTTCGCCGGCTCGCCGTGCATGGTGATCCGGCGCGGGCGTACGTCCCGCTTCATCGGCCCGGCGTTCCGTGCGGAGGAGCGGCCCGATCTGGACCGGCTGGCGCGGGCCACCGGGTCCGACGTGCGTGACGCGGACGTGCCCGGCGGCGGAAAGGCTGTCGACCTGCTCGATCCGTCCGGCTTCCCGGTGCGGGTGGTGCACTGCGGCGAGCAGCTGCCGGCGCTGCCCGAGCAGCCGCCGCTGCTGCTCAACTTCGGCACGGACCATCGTCGTACGAACGCCACGCAGCGCCCGCCGCGCGAGCCGTCCCGGATCCAGCGGCTGGGCCACGTCGTCCTGGAGACCCGCGTGTTCGGCCGGGCCCTGGACTGGTACCTGGACACGCTGGGGATGATCGTGTCCGACTTCCTCTTCCTGGACGGGCAGCGCGACCGCGGTCCGACCATGGCGTTCATCCGCTGCGACCTCGGCAGCGTGCCGGCCGACCATCACACGCTGGCCATGCACCTGGGACCGGGGACCGGTTATGTCCACTCCGCCTACCAGGTCACCGACCTGGACTCGATCGCCGTCGGCGGCGAATACCTCAAGGAACGCGGATACGAGCGCAGCTGGGGCGTTGGTCGGCACATCCAGGGAAGCCAGCTCTTCGACTACTGGCGTGACCCCGACCGCTTCATGCTGGAGCACTTCGCCGACGGCGACCTGTTCTCCAGCGACGTCGAGCCCGGGTGGGCGCCCATGTCGACCAGCGGTCTTGCCCAGTGGGGTCCACCGGCCACGCGTGACTTCCTCGGCGCGAGTCCCTCCCCGCAGCGGGTCCGCGACGTCATCCAGGCCCTGCGCGGCGACAACGAGATGGACCCGGCGCGCCTGCTGGGCCTGCTCAGAGCCGCCAAGTCCTGA
- a CDS encoding fumarylacetoacetate hydrolase family protein has translation MSTNVLRTADGWWVVRPQALDSARAGETPIHRAIPFDTKATTTAELIADRDAVREAARSTEAGTPVADLAVLSPVTTPCRVVAQMVNYRSHARDSGFTGDIPPAFFRKASGSVSGPGDTVVRPSHVKFLDYEVELGLVMGATLPIGTTVEERDLPSYVAGLVVTNDVSARDVQLTKTQFYESKSYPTFTPTGPYLALLEPEDFAHLLDLRLKLSVNGELRQDRTLADMIVRPAQALTLLARFQTLDPGDLLLTGTPGGTALKAPPKPVEKIGALLPPAMKWKAFFKSQAKNPHYLHAGDVITATIATPDGRIDLGEQRTSVTDAK, from the coding sequence ATGAGCACCAACGTCCTGCGCACCGCCGACGGATGGTGGGTCGTCCGTCCCCAAGCTCTCGACTCCGCTCGAGCAGGGGAGACCCCAATCCACCGGGCCATCCCTTTCGACACCAAGGCCACCACCACCGCCGAGCTGATCGCCGACCGTGACGCCGTACGAGAGGCGGCACGCTCGACCGAGGCGGGCACGCCCGTTGCCGACCTGGCCGTCCTCTCGCCGGTCACCACCCCCTGCCGGGTGGTCGCCCAGATGGTCAACTACCGCAGCCACGCCCGTGATTCGGGCTTCACGGGCGACATCCCGCCCGCCTTCTTCCGCAAGGCGTCCGGCTCGGTCAGCGGACCCGGCGACACCGTCGTACGGCCCTCGCACGTGAAGTTCCTCGACTACGAGGTCGAACTCGGGCTCGTCATGGGCGCCACCCTGCCCATCGGCACCACGGTCGAGGAGCGGGACCTGCCGTCGTATGTCGCCGGGCTCGTCGTCACCAACGACGTCAGCGCGCGCGACGTCCAGCTGACCAAGACGCAGTTCTACGAGAGCAAGTCCTACCCGACCTTCACGCCGACCGGCCCGTACCTCGCCCTGCTGGAGCCGGAGGACTTCGCCCATCTCCTCGACCTCAGGCTGAAGCTGTCGGTCAACGGCGAGCTGCGCCAGGACCGCACCCTCGCCGACATGATCGTCCGCCCGGCGCAGGCCCTCACCCTGCTGGCTCGATTCCAGACCCTCGACCCCGGCGACCTGCTGCTGACCGGCACGCCCGGCGGCACGGCCCTCAAGGCCCCGCCGAAGCCGGTCGAGAAGATCGGCGCGCTGCTGCCGCCCGCCATGAAGTGGAAGGCGTTCTTCAAGTCCCAGGCGAAGAACCCGCACTACCTGCACGCGGGAGACGTGATCACAGCGACGATCGCGACCCCGGACGGCCGGATCGACCTCGGCGAGCAGCGAACCTCCGTCACGGACGCGAAGTAG
- a CDS encoding class I SAM-dependent RNA methyltransferase codes for MSSEPRKSPVGRDNSAAGQGKSAAGEAKPAAGEKTSLVGQEFEVEVGPVAHGGHCIARTEAGQVLFVRHTLPGERVVARVTEGDEGARFLRADAVEILEPAKDRVAAPCPYAGPGRCGGCDWQHAKPGAQRRLKGEVIAEQLQRLAGLTPEEAGWDGTVMPAPGDKLPAGEVPAWRTRVQYAVDADGRVGLRRHRSHEVEVIDHCMIAAPGVDELGIERREWPGMDTVEAIAATGSQDRQVILTPRPGGRLPLVELDRPVSVLRVHERDGSVHRVHGRPFVRERAADHTWRVGAGGFWQVHPQAADVLVEAAMQGLMPRKGEMALDLYCGVGLFAGALADRLGDKGAVLGIESSKRAVEDARHNLQDFDRVRIEHGKVDSVLPRTGITEVDLILLDPPRAGAGRPTVEHLASLGARRIAYVACDPAALARDIGYFGEVGYRVRTLRAFDLFPMTHHVECVAILEPAEKGR; via the coding sequence ATGTCGTCAGAACCCAGGAAATCTCCGGTGGGCCGGGACAACTCGGCCGCGGGCCAAGGGAAGTCCGCGGCGGGGGAGGCCAAGCCCGCGGCAGGAGAGAAGACGTCGCTGGTGGGCCAGGAGTTCGAGGTCGAGGTCGGCCCGGTGGCCCACGGCGGCCACTGCATCGCGCGGACCGAGGCGGGCCAGGTCCTCTTCGTACGGCACACGCTGCCCGGCGAGCGGGTCGTGGCGCGGGTGACCGAGGGCGACGAGGGCGCGCGCTTCCTGCGGGCCGACGCCGTGGAAATCCTCGAGCCCGCCAAGGACCGCGTAGCGGCGCCCTGCCCGTACGCCGGCCCCGGCCGCTGCGGCGGCTGCGACTGGCAGCACGCCAAGCCCGGCGCCCAGCGCCGCCTCAAGGGCGAGGTGATCGCCGAGCAACTCCAGCGGCTCGCGGGCCTCACCCCCGAGGAGGCGGGCTGGGACGGCACCGTCATGCCGGCCCCCGGCGACAAGCTCCCCGCGGGCGAGGTGCCCGCCTGGCGGACGCGGGTGCAGTACGCGGTCGACGCGGACGGCCGGGTGGGCCTGCGACGGCACCGCTCCCACGAGGTCGAGGTCATCGACCACTGCATGATCGCGGCCCCCGGCGTCGACGAACTCGGCATCGAACGCCGCGAATGGCCGGGCATGGACACAGTCGAGGCGATCGCCGCGACCGGCTCCCAGGACCGTCAGGTCATCCTCACCCCGCGCCCCGGCGGCAGGCTCCCTCTGGTCGAACTCGACCGCCCCGTCTCGGTGTTGCGCGTCCACGAGCGCGACGGCAGCGTCCACCGCGTCCACGGCAGGCCCTTCGTCCGCGAACGCGCCGCCGACCACACCTGGCGCGTCGGCGCCGGAGGCTTCTGGCAGGTCCACCCGCAGGCCGCGGACGTCCTGGTGGAGGCGGCCATGCAGGGCCTGATGCCCCGCAAGGGCGAGATGGCGCTCGACCTGTACTGCGGAGTCGGCCTGTTCGCCGGCGCCCTGGCCGACCGCCTCGGCGACAAGGGCGCCGTCCTCGGCATCGAATCCTCCAAGCGCGCGGTCGAGGACGCCCGCCACAACCTCCAGGACTTCGACCGCGTCCGCATCGAACACGGCAAGGTCGACTCGGTCCTCCCCCGAACCGGCATCACCGAAGTAGACCTGATCCTCCTTGACCCGCCGCGCGCGGGCGCCGGCCGCCCCACTGTGGAACACCTCGCCTCGCTGGGAGCACGTCGCATCGCGTATGTGGCGTGCGACCCGGCGGCGTTGGCGCGGGACATCGGGTATTTCGGTGAAGTGGGGTATCGGGTGCGGACGTTGAGGGCGTTTGATTTGTTTCCGATGACGCATCATGTCGAGTGCGTCGCGATCCTTGAGCCTGCCGAAAAGGGTCGCTGA
- a CDS encoding TetR/AcrR family transcriptional regulator yields MPTSAPPSNRFERRRAETRSALIRAARQILADSGDTGISIQAIAERADVGFGSFYNHFESKAELFEAAVVDALEEYGRNFDQRLAEIDDPAELVAAGFRLSARMADSHPELMQVLRRRGLGHIHSDNGLARRALRDIEVGTASGRFTVADPTVALSALGGTLLSLVELRFTRPDLDGDEAAVNLAEMVLRMLGVPPDDAHEVARRPLPGPA; encoded by the coding sequence ATGCCTACGTCAGCCCCGCCCAGCAACCGATTCGAGCGACGTCGCGCGGAGACCCGTAGCGCGCTCATTCGCGCCGCCCGGCAGATACTCGCCGACAGCGGGGACACCGGCATCAGCATCCAGGCAATCGCCGAGCGTGCCGACGTGGGCTTCGGCTCCTTCTACAACCACTTCGAGTCGAAGGCCGAGCTGTTCGAGGCGGCGGTGGTGGACGCCCTGGAGGAGTACGGCCGGAACTTCGACCAGCGCCTGGCGGAGATCGACGACCCTGCGGAGCTCGTCGCGGCGGGCTTCCGCCTCAGCGCACGCATGGCCGACTCCCACCCCGAACTGATGCAGGTCCTGCGCCGTCGGGGCCTCGGTCACATCCACTCGGACAACGGCCTGGCCCGGCGGGCGCTGCGTGACATCGAGGTCGGCACGGCCTCCGGCCGCTTCACCGTCGCCGACCCGACTGTGGCCCTGTCCGCACTGGGCGGCACCCTGCTGTCCCTGGTGGAGCTGAGGTTCACCCGCCCCGACCTGGACGGTGACGAGGCCGCGGTGAACCTGGCCGAGATGGTCCTGCGCATGCTGGGCGTACCACCGGACGACGCCCACGAGGTCGCCCGGCGCCCCCTCCCCGGCCCCGCCTGA
- a CDS encoding acetoacetate--CoA ligase has translation MTGPDPFTTPDPKAVANSRIMDFARHTGRDGTDYTALHRWSVTDLEGFWGAVWEYFDIDSDTPYEQVLAEERMPDARWFTGSTLNYAHHALRDLADEDVAIIALDETGSCCEVTGGRLRAQVASVAATLRELGVGQGDRVVGYLPNTPHAIVAFLAASSIGAVWSVCGQDYAPQAAADRFAQLEPTVLIAADGFLFNGTTHDRREAAGELAAHLPTLKATLLVDHVGLSWPSRAFPSLVVPWEDAATRAEELTCTPVPFDHPLWVVFSSGTTGLPKGIVHGHGGVLLEHLKTLGLHSDLGPGDRLLWYTTTHWMMWNLVASTLLTGATTCTYDGSPAPFAQLDVLWELAARHRVTVFGTSPQYLLGMAKYGIDLSRHDLSSIRVVGCTGSALPASAYPWVRDHVGDHVLLASVSGGTDVVSGFAGSAPNTPVWAGELSAPHLGVALVAYDGEGLPVVDQVGELVVTRPMPSMPLYFWNDPDGSRYRDAYFSSYPGVWRHGDWITVTGHGSVIVHGRSDSTLNRNGVRLGSADIHDVVERLPEITEALVIGAEEPDGGYWMPLFVVLAAGVSLDDALREKIKEAIRTGASPRHVPDEIIEVPGIPHTRTGKKLEVPVKRLLQGAPVEQVVNPAAVDAPDLIDHFVRLSTERRRRPA, from the coding sequence ATGACCGGGCCGGACCCCTTCACGACCCCTGACCCCAAGGCCGTCGCGAACAGCCGCATCATGGACTTCGCCCGCCACACCGGAAGGGACGGCACCGACTACACCGCCCTGCACCGCTGGTCGGTCACCGACCTGGAAGGCTTCTGGGGCGCGGTGTGGGAGTACTTCGACATCGACTCCGACACCCCGTACGAGCAGGTGCTGGCCGAGGAGCGGATGCCCGATGCCCGCTGGTTCACCGGATCGACCCTCAACTACGCCCACCACGCCCTGCGCGACCTGGCCGACGAGGACGTGGCGATCATCGCCCTCGACGAGACCGGCTCCTGCTGCGAGGTGACCGGGGGCCGCCTGCGCGCCCAGGTCGCCTCGGTGGCCGCGACCCTGCGCGAGCTGGGTGTGGGCCAGGGCGACCGGGTCGTCGGCTACCTGCCCAACACCCCGCACGCGATCGTCGCGTTCCTCGCCGCCTCGAGTATCGGCGCCGTGTGGTCGGTCTGCGGGCAGGACTACGCGCCCCAGGCGGCCGCCGACCGCTTCGCCCAGCTCGAACCCACCGTCCTGATCGCCGCCGACGGCTTCCTCTTCAACGGCACCACCCACGACCGCCGCGAGGCCGCCGGTGAACTGGCCGCGCACCTTCCGACGTTGAAGGCGACGCTGCTGGTGGACCACGTGGGCCTGTCGTGGCCTTCGCGAGCGTTCCCGTCGCTGGTGGTGCCGTGGGAGGACGCGGCCACTCGCGCCGAGGAGCTCACGTGTACGCCGGTGCCGTTCGACCACCCTCTGTGGGTCGTGTTCTCCTCCGGCACCACCGGTCTGCCCAAGGGCATCGTCCACGGTCACGGCGGCGTCCTGCTGGAGCACCTGAAGACCCTCGGCCTGCACTCCGACCTCGGCCCCGGCGACCGCCTGCTCTGGTACACCACCACCCACTGGATGATGTGGAACCTGGTCGCCTCCACGCTGCTCACCGGCGCCACGACCTGCACCTACGACGGCAGCCCGGCACCCTTCGCCCAGCTCGACGTCCTGTGGGAGCTCGCCGCACGCCACCGGGTGACCGTCTTCGGCACCAGCCCCCAGTACCTGCTGGGAATGGCCAAGTACGGCATCGACCTGTCCCGGCACGACCTGTCGTCGATCCGCGTCGTCGGCTGCACCGGCTCCGCCCTGCCGGCCTCCGCCTACCCCTGGGTCCGCGACCACGTCGGCGACCACGTCCTGCTCGCGTCCGTCAGCGGCGGCACGGACGTGGTGTCCGGCTTCGCGGGCAGCGCGCCCAACACTCCTGTCTGGGCGGGGGAATTGTCCGCACCTCATCTCGGCGTGGCGCTCGTCGCGTACGACGGCGAGGGCCTCCCGGTCGTGGATCAGGTGGGCGAGCTGGTCGTCACCCGTCCGATGCCGTCGATGCCGCTGTACTTCTGGAACGACCCCGACGGCAGCCGCTACCGCGACGCCTACTTCTCCTCGTACCCTGGCGTATGGCGGCACGGCGACTGGATCACCGTCACCGGTCACGGATCGGTGATCGTCCACGGCCGCTCCGACAGCACCCTGAACCGCAACGGCGTACGCCTGGGCAGCGCAGACATCCACGACGTCGTCGAACGCCTCCCCGAGATCACGGAAGCCCTCGTCATCGGAGCAGAAGAACCCGACGGCGGCTACTGGATGCCCCTGTTCGTGGTCCTCGCCGCCGGGGTGAGCTTGGACGACGCCCTCCGAGAGAAAATCAAGGAAGCGATCCGTACCGGCGCCTCACCCCGCCACGTCCCCGACGAGATCATCGAGGTGCCGGGCATCCCGCACACCCGCACCGGCAAGAAACTCGAAGTCCCCGTCAAACGCCTCC
- a CDS encoding bifunctional 3-(3-hydroxy-phenyl)propionate/3-hydroxycinnamic acid hydroxylase: MSRTEQQVRVVIIGAGPVGVTAALLLARRGVRTVVLERHRDVYPLPRAVATDDEVRRILQAAGVGEEFAAIARPANGLRLLDARHRVMAEFRRAEHGRHGYPQTSMFDQPELERLLRDALARNPQCELRGGVEVTGVAPDGAGPVRVTYRDDDGEHELWAEAVLGCDGANSLTRDAIGAVWEDLRFEERWTVVDVRTNADVRCWEGVDQVCDPHRPATFMRVGEDRYRWEFRLEGGDEPVRELVAPWLPPSDDGDFEVVRETQYTFRARIADRWRSGRVFLLGDAAHLTPPFVGQGLCAGLRDAYNLTWKLARVLGQGGDERLLDTYESERKPHARHVIRLAVAMGWAMTGGQDSAAALRRRFLAAACRIPGLTELAGRDLSPPLTAGPLVRRRIRRGLAGTHCPQPWITTGGRRTRLDELLGDSFTILTATEPWPALNALAHALGARTISVTGLGDDGTLAAWLRDGRADAVLLRPDRVVADVVPTGGSDFTDTATWATLLHTTRSALPLQQTAEKSLLRSVTR, from the coding sequence GTGAGCCGCACCGAACAGCAGGTACGCGTGGTGATCATCGGCGCGGGACCGGTGGGCGTGACCGCCGCCCTCCTCCTCGCCCGGCGCGGAGTGCGCACCGTCGTCCTGGAACGCCACCGGGACGTCTACCCGCTCCCGCGCGCCGTCGCCACCGACGACGAGGTCCGCAGGATCCTCCAGGCCGCGGGCGTGGGGGAGGAGTTCGCCGCGATCGCCCGCCCGGCGAACGGACTGCGGCTGCTGGACGCCCGGCACCGGGTGATGGCCGAGTTCCGCCGTGCCGAGCACGGCCGTCACGGCTACCCGCAGACCAGCATGTTCGACCAGCCCGAGCTGGAGCGACTGCTCCGCGACGCCCTCGCCCGGAACCCGCAGTGCGAACTGCGCGGCGGCGTGGAGGTCACCGGGGTCGCCCCGGACGGCGCAGGCCCCGTGCGCGTGACCTACCGCGATGACGACGGCGAGCACGAACTGTGGGCCGAGGCGGTCCTCGGCTGCGACGGGGCGAACAGCCTCACCCGCGACGCCATCGGCGCCGTATGGGAGGACCTGCGCTTCGAGGAACGCTGGACCGTCGTCGACGTCCGCACGAACGCCGACGTCCGCTGCTGGGAAGGCGTCGACCAAGTCTGCGACCCACACCGCCCGGCAACCTTCATGCGCGTCGGCGAGGACCGCTACCGCTGGGAGTTCCGGCTCGAGGGCGGCGACGAGCCGGTCCGCGAGCTGGTCGCGCCATGGCTGCCGCCCTCCGACGACGGTGACTTCGAGGTCGTCCGCGAGACCCAGTACACCTTCCGGGCGCGCATCGCCGACCGGTGGCGCAGCGGACGGGTCTTCCTCCTCGGCGACGCCGCCCACCTCACCCCTCCGTTCGTCGGACAGGGGCTGTGCGCGGGACTGCGGGACGCCTACAACCTCACCTGGAAGCTCGCCCGCGTCCTGGGCCAGGGCGGCGACGAGCGGCTCCTGGACACGTACGAGAGCGAACGCAAGCCGCACGCCCGCCACGTCATACGGCTCGCGGTCGCGATGGGCTGGGCCATGACCGGCGGCCAGGACAGCGCCGCAGCACTGCGCCGCAGATTCCTGGCCGCGGCCTGCCGCATACCCGGCCTGACGGAGCTGGCCGGCCGCGACCTCAGCCCGCCCCTGACCGCCGGACCCCTCGTCCGACGCCGCATCCGCAGGGGCCTCGCGGGCACCCACTGCCCGCAACCATGGATTACCACCGGCGGGCGGCGGACCCGCCTCGACGAGCTGCTCGGTGACTCCTTCACCATCCTGACCGCCACCGAACCCTGGCCCGCACTGAACGCCCTCGCCCATGCGCTCGGCGCCCGGACGATCTCTGTCACCGGCCTCGGCGACGACGGCACCCTCGCTGCCTGGCTGCGCGATGGCCGGGCGGATGCCGTGCTGCTGCGCCCCGACCGCGTCGTCGCGGACGTCGTCCCGACAGGGGGAAGCGACTTCACCGACACCGCCACCTGGGCGACTCTCCTGCACACCACGCGCAGCGCCCTCCCCCTTCAACAGACCGCCGAGAAAAGCCTGCTGAGGAGCGTCACACGATGA